In the genome of Christensenella timonensis, one region contains:
- a CDS encoding DUF2304 domain-containing protein has product MGLELRIVLIVISVLVLIYVLRKISKSKLSISDSIFWIVFAILLLLLSVFPQIAFFFSGLLGIETPLNFVLLFFIALMILKLFLMSIKISQLEEKNKQMAQKIAMDQMEQRGKKDE; this is encoded by the coding sequence CTCGGTTCTGGTATTGATTTATGTATTGCGCAAAATCAGCAAATCGAAATTGAGTATTTCCGATTCCATTTTTTGGATCGTATTCGCGATACTATTGCTTTTGCTGAGCGTCTTTCCGCAGATCGCGTTTTTCTTTTCCGGGCTTTTGGGTATCGAAACGCCGCTCAACTTTGTTTTGCTGTTCTTTATCGCTCTTATGATCTTGAAGTTGTTTTTGATGTCCATCAAAATTTCGCAACTGGAAGAAAAGAACAAGCAGATGGCACAGAAGATCGCTATGGATCAAATGGAGCAAAGGGGAAAAAAGGATGAATAA